One Acinetobacter pullicarnis genomic region harbors:
- the mreC gene encoding rod shape-determining protein MreC, producing MQSNLFSRQPPSFRSFIIAVLTCFVILFFNWRMPHVIQPARDVLYAAYNPIYALASYPVLSKEWLNQQTKSEAQLRRENTAMQAEMLQAKVRLQKLSELSAENTRLRGLLDTPLIIDGRMEIAEVIGTDADPLRHIIVINRGSTSQLKVGQTVLDDQGILGQIISVYPHSSRILLLSDKEHSLSVRLERSGMRAIVTGTGDLGRLKMEYVPTSANITVGDKVYSSGLGQHFPAGYLVGSVSKVQRHNTGEFAQIEVSPAAQLAGGHHVVVLFSDSLAMEQPYANR from the coding sequence GTGCAATCAAATCTTTTTTCAAGACAGCCGCCATCTTTTCGCTCTTTCATCATTGCAGTGCTCACATGTTTCGTTATTTTATTTTTTAACTGGCGTATGCCACATGTGATCCAACCTGCAAGAGATGTCTTGTACGCTGCCTATAATCCAATATATGCGCTTGCAAGTTACCCTGTATTGTCGAAAGAATGGCTCAATCAGCAAACTAAATCTGAAGCACAATTACGTCGCGAAAATACAGCCATGCAAGCTGAGATGCTGCAAGCCAAAGTGCGACTGCAAAAGCTTTCGGAATTATCAGCAGAAAATACACGTTTACGTGGTCTACTCGATACACCTTTAATTATTGATGGTCGCATGGAAATTGCTGAAGTCATTGGTACCGATGCGGATCCGCTGCGTCACATTATTGTGATTAATCGCGGTTCAACCAGCCAACTAAAAGTGGGTCAAACAGTACTGGATGATCAAGGTATTCTGGGACAGATTATCAGTGTTTATCCACACAGTAGCCGAATCCTATTGTTGTCAGACAAAGAGCATTCGCTTTCTGTGCGCCTTGAACGCTCGGGAATGCGTGCCATTGTGACTGGAACAGGCGATTTAGGGCGGTTAAAAATGGAATATGTGCCCACCAGTGCCAACATTACCGTTGGTGATAAAGTGTATAGTTCTGGCTTAGGTCAACATTTTCCAGCCGGTTATTTGGTCGGGTCTGTGTCTAAGGTGCAGCGACATAATACGGGTGAATTTGCACAAATTGAAGTTAGTCCAGCAGCACAACTTGCTGGTGGCCATCATGTTGTGGTGCTTTTTTCAGATTCTTTAGCGATGGAGCAACCTTATGCAAATCGCTAG
- the thrH gene encoding bifunctional phosphoserine phosphatase/homoserine phosphotransferase ThrH — protein MEVVCLDLEGVLVPEIWINFAKKTGIKELEATTRDIPDYDVLMTQRLNLLKQHGLGLNDIQAVIAEMGPFPGAKEFVEWLRTHFQLIILSDTFYEFAHPLMKQLGWPTIFCHKLEVDAQGTITDYKLRQPDQKREAVKALHGLNYRVIAAGDSYNDTTMLGEADQGFLFDAPANVIAEFPQFPSIQGYAALKQAIREASNRDIPE, from the coding sequence ATGGAAGTCGTTTGTCTTGATCTTGAGGGTGTATTGGTTCCAGAAATTTGGATCAATTTTGCAAAAAAAACGGGTATTAAAGAACTCGAAGCCACCACACGTGATATCCCAGATTATGATGTATTGATGACACAGCGTTTAAATCTTCTAAAACAACATGGTCTCGGTTTAAATGACATTCAGGCGGTCATCGCAGAAATGGGTCCGTTTCCAGGTGCTAAAGAATTTGTGGAATGGTTACGTACTCACTTCCAGCTGATTATTCTGTCAGATACCTTTTATGAATTTGCACACCCACTGATGAAGCAATTGGGTTGGCCAACGATTTTCTGCCATAAACTCGAAGTTGATGCGCAGGGCACCATCACCGATTATAAATTGCGCCAACCAGATCAGAAACGTGAAGCAGTTAAAGCATTACATGGTTTAAATTATAGAGTGATTGCTGCGGGCGACTCTTATAATGACACAACCATGCTTGGTGAAGCGGACCAAGGCTTCTTGTTTGATGCACCAGCGAATGTGATTGCTGAGTTCCCGCAATTTCCGTCAATTCAAGGGTATGCTGCATTAAAACAAGCCATTCGTGAAGCTTCAAACCGCGATATTCCAGAATAA
- the mreD gene encoding rod shape-determining protein MreD, with translation MQIARKFSSDKQRKDPFVVIVISIIIASVLMIYPLSYPIAAWRPLFMLLIMLYWSLCQPNWCGIWFAFSMGLYTDLLLDAPLGMNALSYVLIVFIIQYFTREKRILTFSNLWIITIFALVAHLLFILFAQVMGNIHFSITRHWQPLLSSVLFWPVIYYLLKRWRI, from the coding sequence ATGCAAATCGCTAGAAAGTTTTCATCTGATAAACAGCGCAAAGATCCGTTTGTAGTGATTGTAATTTCAATCATTATTGCTTCTGTACTCATGATTTATCCATTGTCCTATCCAATTGCAGCATGGCGTCCACTGTTTATGCTGTTGATTATGTTGTACTGGTCTTTATGTCAGCCTAACTGGTGCGGAATCTGGTTTGCTTTCTCCATGGGTTTATATACGGATTTATTACTGGATGCTCCCTTGGGAATGAATGCGCTCAGCTATGTGTTGATCGTTTTTATCATCCAGTATTTTACCCGTGAGAAACGGATACTTACTTTTAGTAATTTATGGATCATTACCATTTTTGCGCTGGTAGCACATTTATTGTTTATCCTTTTTGCGCAAGTGATGGGGAATATTCACTTTTCAATTACGCGACATTGGCAACCCTTGCTGAGTAGCGTATTGTTCTGGCCAGTGATTTATTATTTATTAAAAAGATGGCGCATTTAA
- the gatA gene encoding Asp-tRNA(Asn)/Glu-tRNA(Gln) amidotransferase subunit GatA, translating to MTDLHRFSIREMAEGLKTAQFSSRELTQHYLDRIAKIDSQIKSYITVTAEQALAEADQADQLRQAGQATTLTGIPLAHKDIFCTQGIRTSAGSKMLDNFIAPYDATVVSKTKQAGLITLGKVNMDEFAMGSTSESSYYGATRNPWNLDHVPGGSSGGSAAVVAADLAPFATGTDTGGSIRQPASFCGLTGLKPTYGRVSRFGIVAFASSLDQAGPMARSAEDCAYLMNTMAGHDAKDSTSVDQPVDDYVANLTKTAVKGLRIGIPKQYFNVAGLASDVKARVEESLKQLEDMGAILVEIDLSMVDSYVSTYYLIAPAEASSNLSRYDGVRYGYRCENPVDLMDLYTRSRSEGFGPEVQRRILIGTYALSAGYYDAYYVKAQKVRRLIQQDFLKAFENVDVIAAPSAPTTAYKIGASLDPVEMYLGDIYTIAVNLAGLPAINAPVGFDQNQLPVGLQLIGNYWSESQLLSVVHQYQQATDWHSKRAAIAEENA from the coding sequence ATGACTGATTTACATCGTTTTTCTATTCGCGAAATGGCTGAAGGTCTAAAAACCGCCCAGTTCTCATCACGTGAGTTGACGCAACACTATTTAGATCGTATCGCAAAAATTGATTCACAGATCAAATCTTATATTACCGTAACAGCAGAACAAGCACTTGCTGAGGCTGATCAAGCTGATCAATTGCGCCAAGCAGGTCAAGCCACCACGTTGACCGGTATTCCGCTCGCACATAAAGATATTTTCTGCACCCAAGGGATTCGTACCTCTGCAGGTTCGAAAATGTTAGACAATTTTATCGCACCCTACGATGCAACTGTGGTCAGCAAAACCAAACAAGCCGGCCTAATCACTTTGGGTAAAGTGAATATGGATGAGTTCGCCATGGGCTCAACCTCTGAAAGCTCCTATTATGGCGCAACCAGAAACCCATGGAATCTCGATCACGTGCCAGGAGGTTCGTCAGGTGGCTCTGCAGCGGTGGTTGCAGCAGACCTCGCACCCTTCGCAACAGGTACAGATACCGGTGGCTCTATTCGTCAACCTGCGTCTTTCTGTGGCTTGACTGGGCTTAAACCGACTTATGGTCGTGTTTCACGTTTTGGGATCGTGGCATTCGCCTCTTCATTGGACCAAGCTGGCCCAATGGCGCGTTCGGCTGAAGACTGTGCGTATTTAATGAATACCATGGCAGGTCATGATGCCAAAGATTCGACTTCGGTTGATCAACCAGTAGATGACTATGTTGCGAACTTAACCAAAACTGCGGTCAAAGGTTTACGCATTGGTATTCCAAAGCAATATTTTAATGTTGCAGGTTTGGCGTCAGACGTCAAAGCACGTGTTGAAGAATCGTTAAAGCAACTTGAAGACATGGGCGCAATCTTGGTTGAGATTGATCTGTCTATGGTCGATAGCTACGTATCAACCTATTACCTGATTGCACCGGCAGAAGCATCATCTAACCTTTCTCGCTATGATGGCGTCCGTTATGGCTATCGCTGTGAAAATCCAGTTGACTTGATGGACTTATATACCCGTTCACGTTCTGAAGGTTTTGGCCCAGAAGTACAACGCCGTATCTTAATCGGAACCTATGCGCTTTCTGCTGGTTATTACGATGCATATTATGTGAAAGCACAGAAAGTCCGTCGTTTAATTCAACAAGACTTCTTAAAAGCCTTTGAAAATGTCGATGTGATTGCTGCACCTTCTGCACCAACCACCGCCTATAAAATTGGCGCGTCTTTAGATCCAGTTGAAATGTATTTGGGTGATATTTACACCATCGCAGTCAACCTCGCAGGCTTACCGGCTATTAATGCTCCGGTTGGATTTGATCAAAACCAACTTCCTGTTGGCCTACAATTAATTGGTAACTACTGGTCAGAATCACAGTTACTTTCAGTTGTACATCAATACCAACAAGCCACTGATTGGCATAGCAAACGTGCGGCAATTGCTGAGGAGAATGCATAA
- a CDS encoding phosphoadenylyl-sulfate reductase, translating into MTAIPTLDMIDALASEYQDKSPLEIMDLALSQSGDIAISFSGAEDVVLIDLASQLKKPFRVFSLDTGRLHPETYQFIETVRNHYNLEIEICFPESEAVQAFTQEKGLFSFFKDGHQECCGIRKVQPLRKKLASLDAWITGQRKDQSPGTRNEIPVIQFDNGFSGIGKQLLKFNPLANWSSADVWSYIRMMEIPYNSLHNQGFISIGCEPCTRPVLPNQHEREGRWWWEEATHKECGLHAGNIK; encoded by the coding sequence ATGACTGCAATTCCAACACTGGATATGATTGATGCACTCGCATCTGAATATCAAGATAAATCCCCACTTGAAATTATGGATCTCGCCTTGAGCCAATCAGGTGATATTGCAATTTCATTTTCAGGTGCTGAAGATGTGGTTCTGATTGATCTGGCATCGCAACTCAAAAAGCCCTTTCGCGTATTTAGTTTAGATACTGGGCGCTTGCATCCTGAAACCTATCAATTCATTGAGACCGTCAGAAACCACTATAACCTTGAAATTGAAATTTGCTTTCCAGAAAGTGAAGCCGTACAAGCATTTACTCAAGAAAAAGGACTATTCAGCTTCTTTAAAGATGGGCATCAAGAGTGTTGCGGTATCCGTAAAGTCCAACCCTTAAGAAAAAAACTGGCAAGCCTAGATGCTTGGATTACTGGACAGCGTAAAGATCAAAGTCCAGGCACACGCAATGAAATTCCAGTCATCCAATTTGACAACGGTTTCTCTGGCATCGGCAAGCAATTGCTTAAATTCAATCCACTCGCCAATTGGAGTAGTGCTGATGTCTGGAGTTATATCCGCATGATGGAAATTCCATATAATTCACTACATAATCAAGGTTTTATTTCAATCGGCTGCGAACCATGTACACGCCCCGTATTACCGAATCAACATGAACGTGAAGGACGTTGGTGGTGGGAAGAAGCGACACATAAAGAGTGTGGTTTACATGCAGGCAATATAAAATAA
- a CDS encoding PA1571 family protein, with protein MNLGEKIATRGLKYVLESQNKNTCVMLDDNGKEVQITKAMVVTVCQQLLNQCRNIQK; from the coding sequence ATGAATTTAGGTGAGAAAATCGCAACACGCGGCTTGAAGTATGTTTTAGAGTCGCAAAACAAAAATACCTGTGTAATGTTAGATGATAACGGTAAAGAAGTTCAAATTACCAAAGCGATGGTGGTGACGGTGTGTCAACAACTCCTCAATCAATGTCGTAATATTCAAAAATAA
- the rng gene encoding ribonuclease G, protein MSDELLINVTPMECRVALVENGTVNELFVERAVKRGLVGNIYKAKVVRVLPGMQAAFVDIGLSRTAFLHINDMVWPRNQPIPNVFELLQPGQILTVQVMKDMLGTKGARLSTDLSIPSRYLVLMPFGSHIGVSQRIESEEERDRLRGIIEKIQTEHKLPGSVIVRTAAEGVDEASIAQDMCYLTKLWEYIQRKQKSVVVPSLIFEELPLPQRVIRDLASQKTEKIYVDSREVHAKLKEFIEEFVPTLEKHLIHYPGERPIFDLYNVEEDIQKALQTRVALKSGGYLMIDQTEAMTTIDVNTGSYVGGRTLEDTVFKTNMESTQVIARQLRLRNLGGIIIIDFIDMQEVTHRQEVMEQFEKMLERDHAKTKITQVSELGLVEMTRKRTRESLEHLLCESCPTCQGRGYVKSAETVCYEIFREILRYSRAFQSQSGFTVIAHPLVIDRLLTAEAPAVADLEHFINRVIKFQVENLYTQEQYDVILS, encoded by the coding sequence ATGTCAGACGAATTGTTGATCAATGTCACGCCGATGGAATGTCGGGTCGCATTGGTTGAAAATGGCACCGTTAATGAGTTGTTTGTTGAGCGTGCGGTTAAGCGTGGGTTGGTCGGGAATATCTACAAAGCCAAAGTTGTGCGGGTGCTGCCTGGCATGCAGGCAGCATTTGTGGATATCGGGTTATCTCGAACTGCTTTTCTACATATTAATGATATGGTTTGGCCGAGAAACCAGCCCATTCCCAATGTCTTTGAGCTGTTGCAACCAGGGCAAATCCTGACGGTGCAAGTGATGAAGGACATGCTGGGCACCAAAGGGGCACGCTTAAGCACTGATCTCTCTATTCCTTCGCGATATTTGGTTCTCATGCCTTTCGGGAGTCACATCGGGGTATCTCAGCGCATTGAGTCCGAAGAAGAGCGTGATCGCCTACGTGGCATTATTGAAAAAATACAAACTGAGCATAAACTGCCAGGTAGTGTGATTGTGCGTACAGCAGCAGAGGGGGTCGATGAGGCATCGATAGCCCAAGACATGTGCTATCTCACTAAGCTTTGGGAATATATTCAGCGTAAACAAAAAAGTGTGGTTGTACCTTCACTTATCTTTGAAGAATTGCCTTTACCGCAGCGGGTAATTCGCGACTTGGCCAGTCAAAAAACTGAAAAAATTTATGTTGATTCACGAGAGGTGCATGCAAAGCTCAAAGAATTTATTGAGGAATTTGTTCCTACGCTAGAAAAGCATCTGATTCATTATCCAGGTGAGCGCCCAATCTTCGATTTATACAATGTTGAAGAAGATATTCAGAAAGCCTTGCAGACGCGTGTTGCATTGAAATCAGGTGGCTATCTGATGATTGATCAAACTGAAGCCATGACCACGATTGATGTGAACACTGGTTCATATGTTGGTGGCAGAACACTTGAAGATACCGTATTTAAAACCAATATGGAGTCAACGCAAGTCATTGCTCGTCAGCTTAGACTACGTAATCTTGGCGGTATCATTATTATTGACTTTATTGATATGCAGGAAGTCACGCATCGACAAGAAGTGATGGAGCAGTTTGAGAAAATGCTTGAGCGTGATCATGCCAAGACCAAAATTACTCAGGTTTCTGAGTTGGGCTTGGTTGAAATGACGCGAAAAAGGACGCGAGAGTCTTTGGAACATTTGCTGTGTGAATCGTGCCCAACTTGTCAGGGGCGGGGTTATGTGAAATCTGCAGAGACAGTATGTTACGAAATCTTTCGAGAGATCTTGAGATACTCACGCGCGTTCCAGTCTCAGAGTGGCTTTACTGTTATCGCTCACCCACTTGTGATTGATCGGCTATTAACTGCAGAAGCGCCTGCTGTCGCGGATTTAGAGCATTTTATTAATCGCGTCATAAAATTTCAGGTCGAAAATTTATACACGCAAGAGCAATATGATGTCATTCTCAGCTGA
- a CDS encoding Maf family nucleotide pyrophosphatase has product MAHLILASGSPRRQELLRQLGVDFSIVSPDIDESVAVNEQAAIYVERLACEKAQAVLQQHPDAVILAADTCVSISNQIIGKPRDKQHAFEIWSLLSGRCHQVLTGVCVMTAQQQHNVVVSTDVEFQHLSLHEMDAYWASNEPIGKAGAYAIQGIAARFIPCIHGSYSNVVGLPLHETAQLLKAVGLLD; this is encoded by the coding sequence ATGGCGCATTTAATTTTAGCTTCGGGTTCTCCACGACGCCAAGAATTGCTTCGGCAACTTGGCGTCGACTTTTCTATAGTTAGTCCTGATATTGATGAATCAGTTGCTGTAAATGAGCAGGCTGCAATCTATGTTGAACGATTAGCCTGCGAAAAAGCACAGGCTGTGCTTCAGCAGCATCCCGATGCCGTAATTCTTGCAGCAGATACCTGTGTCTCTATTTCAAATCAAATTATTGGTAAACCACGCGATAAACAACATGCTTTTGAGATTTGGTCATTGCTGTCAGGTCGTTGCCACCAAGTTTTGACTGGCGTTTGTGTGATGACCGCACAGCAACAGCATAACGTGGTGGTGAGTACTGACGTCGAATTTCAGCATTTAAGTCTTCACGAAATGGATGCATATTGGGCAAGTAATGAGCCCATCGGCAAGGCGGGTGCATATGCAATTCAGGGGATTGCTGCACGATTTATTCCATGTATACATGGCAGTTATAGTAATGTTGTGGGACTTCCTTTACATGAGACTGCGCAGCTACTAAAAGCGGTAGGGCTTTTAGATTAA
- a CDS encoding rod shape-determining protein, protein MILKRLIGLFSPDLAIDLGTANTLIYAPGRGIILNEPTVVAIRHSGSQKIVAAVGLDAKQMLGRTPANISAIRPMKDGVIADFEVTETMLNRFISKVHEKRLFPPAPRVVVCVPCKSTLVERRAIREAVFNAGARDVRLIEEPMAAAIGAGMPVEQACGSMVVDVGGGTTEIAIISLQGCVYADSLRIGGDVFDEQIIYYVRKAHGCVIGETTAENIKKQVGMAISDGTVLEIEVRGRNLAEGVPRAITVTSEEVTQAITDPLQSIVSAVKSALEQTPPELSSDIAERGIVLTGGGALLRNLDKLLSQETGLPVMVAEDPLTCVTRGGGKVLEFFDNPNHDMLFVG, encoded by the coding sequence GTGATTCTAAAACGACTAATTGGCTTGTTTTCGCCTGATCTTGCGATTGATTTGGGCACCGCGAATACGCTTATTTATGCACCAGGAAGGGGCATTATACTGAATGAACCGACTGTGGTGGCGATTCGACATAGCGGCTCACAAAAAATAGTAGCTGCCGTTGGCTTGGATGCTAAGCAAATGCTTGGGCGTACACCAGCCAACATTTCTGCCATTCGTCCAATGAAAGACGGTGTAATTGCCGATTTTGAAGTGACTGAAACCATGCTTAACCGCTTTATTAGTAAAGTGCATGAAAAACGTCTCTTCCCACCTGCACCACGTGTTGTGGTTTGTGTACCGTGTAAATCGACCTTGGTAGAGCGCCGTGCAATTCGTGAAGCTGTATTTAATGCAGGCGCACGTGATGTTCGTCTCATCGAAGAACCGATGGCTGCTGCAATTGGCGCTGGTATGCCGGTTGAGCAAGCTTGTGGTTCGATGGTGGTTGATGTTGGTGGTGGTACCACTGAAATTGCGATCATTTCACTACAAGGCTGTGTTTACGCAGATTCACTCCGCATAGGCGGTGATGTGTTTGATGAACAGATTATCTACTATGTACGTAAAGCGCATGGTTGTGTGATTGGTGAAACCACTGCAGAAAATATTAAAAAACAAGTTGGTATGGCTATTTCAGACGGCACTGTACTTGAAATTGAAGTACGTGGCCGTAATTTGGCAGAAGGGGTACCTCGCGCCATTACTGTGACTTCAGAAGAAGTAACGCAAGCCATTACTGATCCATTACAAAGTATTGTCAGTGCGGTTAAATCAGCACTCGAACAAACACCACCAGAATTATCATCCGATATTGCCGAACGCGGTATTGTGTTGACTGGCGGTGGTGCATTACTCCGTAATTTAGATAAATTACTGTCTCAAGAAACAGGCTTGCCTGTTATGGTTGCTGAAGATCCACTGACTTGCGTGACACGCGGTGGTGGTAAAGTCCTTGAGTTTTTTGACAATCCTAACCACGATATGCTTTTTGTTGGTTAA
- the gatC gene encoding Asp-tRNA(Asn)/Glu-tRNA(Gln) amidotransferase subunit GatC: MSTSNAQHSAALNAQIVSSIANLARLTLNETQQTEYAQSLNKILAMMESLKGFDTAGVEPLKSPFDNAQPLRPDVVTETNHRDEYQAVAPAVQDGLYLVPRVIE, encoded by the coding sequence ATGTCAACATCGAATGCACAGCATTCTGCAGCGTTAAATGCACAAATTGTTTCAAGCATTGCTAATCTGGCACGGTTAACACTGAATGAAACGCAACAAACTGAATACGCACAAAGTTTGAATAAAATCCTCGCCATGATGGAGAGCTTGAAAGGCTTTGATACAGCGGGCGTTGAACCTTTAAAGAGCCCTTTCGATAATGCACAGCCTTTGCGCCCAGATGTCGTCACTGAGACCAATCACCGTGATGAATATCAAGCGGTTGCACCTGCTGTGCAAGATGGCCTCTATCTGGTCCCTCGTGTGATTGAATAA